A DNA window from Halorubrum sp. DM2 contains the following coding sequences:
- a CDS encoding aminotransferase class I/II-fold pyridoxal phosphate-dependent enzyme, producing the protein MNRERAAALGREPHGSSDDPDLLDFSANANPEVPEGVERVYRAAFETARTYPPEPPEAFRAAAAEYVGCEPESVVPTPGGLAAIRAAVALAVDDGDTALLPAPSFGEYAREVRLQGGEPAFVDAERILDADPSGHALAVVCTPNNPTGTGYDREALLSFAARCRAADTVLLVDEAFLGFTERESLAGTEGVVVARALTKLFGLPGIRSGFAVGVGDLGAALRGARRAWNLSAPALATGEYCLRQDAFVRETRERVRRERERLRAALTDAGYAVAPSEAPFLLLDVGDRDVDRVIERARERGVAVRDARTFRGLDSHVRVAVRRPAENDRLLAALDAGDGKGGGDGAGGGDGNGGADAGV; encoded by the coding sequence GTGAACCGCGAGCGGGCGGCGGCACTCGGCCGCGAGCCGCACGGGAGCAGTGACGACCCCGACCTGCTCGATTTCAGCGCGAATGCGAACCCGGAGGTCCCCGAGGGGGTCGAGCGCGTGTACCGCGCGGCGTTCGAGACGGCGCGGACGTACCCCCCGGAGCCGCCGGAAGCGTTCCGGGCGGCCGCCGCCGAGTACGTCGGCTGCGAGCCCGAGAGCGTCGTCCCGACGCCGGGCGGGCTGGCGGCGATCCGGGCCGCGGTCGCGCTCGCGGTCGACGACGGCGACACGGCCCTGCTCCCGGCCCCGAGCTTCGGCGAGTACGCCCGTGAGGTCCGGCTTCAGGGGGGTGAGCCGGCGTTCGTCGACGCCGAGCGCATCCTCGACGCGGACCCGTCAGGCCACGCGCTGGCGGTCGTCTGTACGCCGAACAATCCCACGGGAACCGGCTACGACCGCGAGGCGCTCCTGTCGTTCGCGGCGCGCTGTCGCGCGGCGGACACGGTGCTGCTCGTCGACGAGGCGTTCCTCGGGTTCACCGAGCGCGAGTCGCTCGCGGGGACCGAGGGCGTCGTCGTCGCGCGGGCGCTCACCAAGCTGTTCGGGCTCCCCGGGATCCGGAGCGGCTTCGCGGTCGGGGTCGGCGACCTCGGCGCGGCGCTGCGGGGCGCGCGCCGCGCGTGGAACCTGAGCGCCCCGGCGCTCGCGACCGGCGAGTACTGCCTCCGACAGGACGCGTTCGTCCGCGAGACCCGCGAGCGCGTCCGGCGGGAGCGCGAGCGACTGCGCGCGGCGCTGACCGACGCCGGGTACGCCGTCGCCCCCTCCGAAGCGCCGTTCCTCCTGCTCGATGTCGGCGACCGGGACGTCGACCGCGTGATCGAGCGCGCCCGGGAGCGCGGCGTCGCGGTCCGGGACGCGCGGACCTTCCGCGGCCTCGACTCGCACGTCCGGGTCGCGGTCCGCCGGCCGGCCGAGAACGACCGGCTCCTCGCGGCGCTCGACGCGGGCGACGGGAAGGGCGGAGGCGACGGAGCGGGCGGAGGCGACGGGAACGGGGGTGCGGACGC